In Lactuca sativa cultivar Salinas chromosome 5, Lsat_Salinas_v11, whole genome shotgun sequence, the DNA window TTTGTTTCCCAGTTTCACAATCTTGATGTATTTTTGAACCTTGTtggttttattttgttatgtggGAATGCAACAGGTTCTTCTAAGTTCCGAGCTCATACAGATAGGTTCTGAAGAGCGTTTATTGCTAATTACAGAGGTATATTTTGTTTCTTTTCATCTTCTTGACTTAGGTGGGATATATGATATCAACCACCTAATCCTTGGACTATGGGGATTCTTGGATTAGTTGCTGAAATTCATGCAATGCCAAATCTCAGTTCTTATGTTTTCAATTGAAGTATGTTTGAATCTATGTATGTGTAGCACATGTACTATTGTGATTTTGTACATATTCCCATGTTGGTTTTCCCTTTTAGATATTGTTCAAGAATCTTGATTTGGACATGAAGGACAGGGTTAGGAAAATTGAAGGAAACCCTGATTTCTGTTGCTTCATCTCAACAAAATACTGTAAATCAAGGTGAATTACCACATATATTATATACCAGATTTGTTGTGGTTTTGTTTTTAGAGTATTCAAGCTATTTCACTATTTTATTTTCTGGTGCCTTCTATTTTGGTGGACAGCATGCATTTCTCTACTGATCCTTTTGTTGAAGATATGAATGTGcttttatttttctctttttattttcTGAAAAACTTATTGATCCTTTACTTTTGCAGGATGCTTCCAATGGTAATGGATAAGGCAAGGgtattaaagatatatatatatatatatatatatatatatatatatatatatatatattgtccagAAGAGTGTTTCACTAGCAACAATGTCACTTGTTTTAAAGGTGTCATTCTTCTTATTCAGTTAGTTCTTTTTTTTTGAATCCTTCAAATTCTGATGAGAACGATATCCATACTAGCTTGAAATCTGTCTTATATTACTAGCAAAGTTCATTGTTAAACATTTTCTGTTTTGTTCATGTGTGATTGATTgtgttattttttaatttttcagatAAGAAACTCTGAATACTCTGGTTTGAATAATGCAAGTGAATCCCTTAAACATGCCATGCAACTTGTTATTGGGATCTGCATCAATTGAGAAGCTTCTGTCCAAAAGGTAGCTATTTGCCTTTAATCGTCTGATAAGTGCTAATATTATTAGACTTATAAAAACAAAAgctattaatatatttatttaactGTACAAGTTTTATCCATTTATAATCACAGCTATGGTTTTAACTATTGTATCAACACAGGGGCATCAACATAATCTTTTATCTCCCTTGTTGAAGCACTGAAGATGAGTGATGCAAGAGTATTATTGTCAGCTCTTCACAATGTCATTCACATTTTATTCAAGGTCATTGATCTTGCTCCTAATTGCTGCCTAGAATCCACCTGAGTCGCTTGTTGACTGTTTTAACTGGTAAGTTATTGGTGACATGGGGTCTATGCATTTGACAATTCTATGACCTTTATTATATTTACCTTTGATGACGTGTCAAATACATGCCATGCCATGTAACCTCACCAAAACTTACCGGTTGGTTGGTTAAACGGGGAATAGAATGTCACCAAAACTCTATGATTCTTGGATGGAACAGGTGACACAGCATCATGTTCTGTTCTGAACTTGTTAACTAATAATTAAATATTCTCATCTTATTACATCATTTTTAACTccttaatttatattaatttccCAGGTGTCTATGCTATTTATATTTAATGACTGGTTTTCCACTTTTCACAGTGGAATTTGACAGGGTTTCTTTTTGCCAGTTTGATTCAAccatttgtttcccaatttcacaTTTACTTGAGGTATTTTTGGTTTTAATTTAACTGAATTTTACTAGAGCTGTGAAGTGCCTACGTTTCATTAAACTTACACTTTTATTGGGCTTGtgacctattttttttttttttttattagattaGGGATTCTGTTATGGAATACTATAATTGTAGGTTGTTTGTGCCTTTTTAATTTTCATGAACACAAACTAATGTTTTACTCTTTTTACAGGATGTTGCCACCTGAAACCATGGTGGGCCAACCTCATCTGGAAACCAACATCTCCAAAGGTTAATTTCTTGAAACCAATTACATCAATATTTATCCAAATATATAGAAAGCAATTTTGATAAGACCTGTTAGTTTTATATTCAAGAAAAAAGATTGCACTATTGCATTGTGTTTTCAGTTTTCCCCTTTGTTAAAGTTATGCTTCCAGAACTCTTATTTATTGCAACATTTTAATTTAGTTTAAAAAAGTTTACCCATTACATTGATTATGTTTTGTGGTATGTGTTTGTAGAAGCTGTCATcacatgttttatttttattggaAAGACAGAGAAGAAGTTTTCTTGAAACCGGATCCTCTCACCCCAAATATCAACTTATACGCCCCAACCCCTCTGAAGCGAACACTTGAAATATTCTTTCGTTTGATCTCAGCAAACCAAATGTCCAGAATCTTGAAGCAAAGCAGAGACATAACGATTGATTTTCATCCACTTTTTTCTTCGATATCTCTGCTTTCACCCAAATCGACGCTTCTCACAGGCGATGGCCATAGTGGACAGAGGGTTTGTTTTTTCCAGTCTGATTCCACTATCTGTTCCTCAATTTTACAAGCGTGAGGTATTTTTGAACCCTGTTGGTTTTAATTTAACATCTACTTGAGGTGTGAAGTTGTTATGTTTCATTAAACTTGCAGTTTTATTGGGTTTGACCTGTT includes these proteins:
- the LOC128125977 gene encoding uncharacterized protein LOC128125977, which produces MAFDLCFVVCVCMSCHHMLWERQKKFSFTNYIHIKSKWGSRNSKLLSFHTPANRTSRILKQSREITSDFHPLFSSTCLLSPKSTPLTGDGHSGRRVLLSSELIQIGSEERLLLITEILFKNLDLDMKDRVRKIEGNPDFCCFISTKYCKSRMLPMVMDKARVLKIYIYIYIYIYIYIYIYCPEECFTSNNVTCFKDKKL